TCCCTGCTGCCACTCACCCCCAGGGCAGTGTCTGTGGGAGGTGGGTTAAGAAGGGCTGGGTTGAGAGGTCAAGGTCCTGAAGCCCGGTGCTTGGAGGGGAGTCATGTGTCCCTGGTTGTCCTTGGGGCCCAGAGAAAGTGATGTTGAGGCTGCAGAAAGTGGAGGAGTAAAGCTGCCAAAGCCAGTGGCTTCCTTTTTGGTCCTCACAAGCAGGAACCGGGAGGAGGAGGCATCTATGGTAGACGGAGCATGGTCCTGGGGAGGCCACGGGGCTTGCAGAGTGTGTCTGGGGACCCCCAAGGACTGGCTCCCCACCACCAGGTAGGCTCAAGGTCCCTAGAGCAGGCCCAGGCACTTGTGCACCCACCTGCCTGCATGTGTCCCATCCCGAGGCTTTGTCACAAAGCTCTgagggggcagcagggagagaggctgctggaagctgcaggcagccctgggctgCGAAACAGCTGCTGCCTCAGTCTGCATGTGGGTGCATGCCCAGGGGACCGGGTGGGCCATGTGGGCCTGTGCCTGAGAGATGCCTGTGCCCAGGCAGGGGGGCCACTCCATCTGGGGCAGGCCTCAAGACATGCCCTGCTCTCTGTGAGCACTGGGAAACAGAGGGAACCCAAGGACTCCACTGCCCTTTCTAGTGGGCCTCAATGGGGTCCAGGCTCTGCTATCTGGATCCGTCCCTGAGGGGACATGTGGGGAGGCTGTGAGGGAGTCTGGCCCAGCTCTGTCAGGGACCCCACTGTGCCTGGTGTGTGTAGCTCACCTctgagctgggcagagggcagtggCCTGAGGGCAGGACCCTGGGATCCCGGCCTGGCCTTGTCCCTGACTCAGAGCTGTCCCAGGCCTGGCACCTCACCCTTATGGAACCTCAGCACCTTTGCTGTGGATTGGGGACAATTGTCTTGTTACAGGGGCAGGTGAGGACTCAGTGACACATTGAACACCACAGTGGACACAGCAGCAGGCCACATGTCAGGCCGAGCCGTTATTATTGTGTGTCCCTGGGACTCGAGGCTCTTCCCTGCCCGCCCTACTCCACCTGTCCAGGTAGCCAGACTTGGTCATAACCTGGAAGGTGCTGGGCAAAGAGTCCACCACACCAGTGCTGGCCATGGCCCACTCCCAAAGACTTGAAGCTCAGCACCTGGGCTGAGGTTCTGAGGACCCCCCGGCATGGGCAGACCTGCAAACCTGAGCTGCCCTGCATAGAAGGTGCTGCCAGGACCTCTGGGTTCCCAAGGAGGTGGGGTAAGGCATCTGGGCCCCCAGTGGTCCTCATAGACTGGTGGGCTGCTCCATGCGACTGGACTCCTGGGCCGGTGCCTGGTTGGGGGCACTGCAGGGCCAGCACCATCTCCTCCAGGCTGCTGTTTGGGGCAGTCAACCCCATGTGTTCCCGCTAGCTCTCCTTGCTGTGCCTGATGCCGTAGCCAAAATACACCACGAGTCCTGCAAGGGTGGCACAAGCCTGAGGGATAGGTCCCAGCCCTCTTCCTTGCTTGCCCTCCCACTGCAGGCTGCCAGGGTCCCAGCCTGGCCCCCACTCACCGATCAGCAACCAGATGGAGAAGCGCAGCCAGGTCAGGTAGCTCAGGTGCAGCATGAGGAAGATGTTGAGGAGGATGCTCAGGGCGGGAGTCAGGGGCACCATGGGAACCTGAGGGgacaagggcagggctgggctgcagggaaggCCTGCTGACCTAGGGCCGGATTTCTTAGGAGTCCATAGagcccttctctgcctctggagATTCCGGAGACAAGGGCCCACCCAGCATGCAGAGAGAGGGGTGTGGGGCACTGGCCTCCCCCACCCTGAGGCCCTGGTGCATCCTGCCAcaacagaggaggaaggggcgaAGGGAGCCGGCTGGGCTGAGCATGGTGGGTGCTGGCTGGTGGAAGTACCTGAAAGGTGTCCTGCTGTTTCTCTTGCTGGTGGGCCCCTAGGACGAGGAGACTGAGCAGAAATGTGACGGAgctgagaaggagcagcagggTGTAGCCCCAGGTTGGGAGGTTCAGGGCCGAGTCTCCAAAGGCCAGCACACAGTCCAGAGTGATGGCCGAGGCCACCAGGACACCGAGGGCCCAAGCCACAGCGGCTCCGGGTCTGCACCCACCCAGGAAGCTGAGGTAGGGTCTCAGGGCTGATCGCAGCTGTCCAGGCTCAGGGGTTGAAGCCTGCTCTTGGTCCTGGGAGCTGGATGTTGAGGGCTTTTGGAAACGTAGCACGATAACGCTGATGGCCACGAAGGAATAGGCAAAAAGTACACCGATGGAGTGGAAGTGAACCAGTGCCTCCAGGTCTAGCAGCAGCGCCAGGAAAAGCATGAGTATCCCGAACACCAGGATGCTCACCACGGGCGCCTTCGTTCGGCAGTACAGGTGGGCAAACACCTGGAAGAAGAGCCCATCGGTAGCCATGGCAGAGATGATTTGTTGCAGGGAAAAGAGGCTGCTGAGCAGGACAGTATTGATGGCTGTGACAGAGGATGGGAGACTGGTTAGCATCATGCACAGGCATACCAGGGGCCGCTGCCGGGGGGCCAAGACATGGGTGGCCCCTTGGGAACATGGGCATGAGTTTGTCTTTGCTCTGAGAGAGACCCCGAGTGTATGTGGGTGCCAGATTGTTCCCCCTCACCACACAGGAATGGGACGCCCCAGTTTAGTTGACATACCCACTGGAGAATCTCATAAGGGTtgagtccctctgcctggaaggatcTGGAAGCACATGCCCAGAACTGACATTCTATCTACAACTGGGAGGGGGAGTGAGTAGGTCTCTTCCCACAAGCCTGGCTGGAGAGTCTAATCATTAGCACCTTCCTGGGCCCAGGGTGCAACTGGGAGCACAGGCCCAGATGCAGATGTGTTCCCTGGAGGCTTAGGGCAGGGTCCCACCACTGTGTCCCCTCCCACATTGCCCAGATGGGCTCCTTACCGCAGATTGCACAAGCTGCCACGATGAAGCCTGCCCAGCTATAGCCCCGCTGGTAGAAGGCATCAGCGAGTGCCCAGTCAGGGTCCAGGTTTTGCCAGGGTACCATGAGGGTGAGCACAGTGGAGACGAGGATGTAGGCACCAGCCGCCAGGCCAAGCGAGATGGCAATGGCCATAGGCACTGCTTGCTTCGGGTTCTGGGCCTCTTCACTGGAGGCAGCAATGACATCAAAACCCACGAAGGCGCAGAAGCAGGTGGCAGTGCCAGCCATGATGCCGGCAAAGCCGAAGGGTGCAAAGCCGCCCTCCTCAGCACTCCAGTTGTGTGGGCGGGCCAGGACAAACCCCaggatgatgatgaagaggaTGACGACCAGGTTGATGCCAGAGAAGGTGTGCTTGAGCCAGGAAGAGACACGGCCTCCACAGGAGATGAATGTGGAGGCCAAAACTATGATGCCAGCAGCCAAGAAGTCTGGGTACTGGGCCAGGAAGGGCACCTGCCAGATGCCCACATGGGCCTCGGTGAAGCTGCTGATGCTGCGGCTGAAGATGGCATCCAGGTAGCCACTGCAGGCACGGGCCACAGCGGCACCAGCAGTGAGGTACTCTAAGAGCACATTCCAGCCAACGAGGAAGGCCCACAGCTCACCCATGGATATGTAGGTGAACAGGTAGGCAGAGCCTGTGCGGGGCACACGTGCCCCAAACTCTGCATAACATAGGGCTGCCAGCAGGGAGGCCATGGCAGCCATGCCAAAGGATATGAGCACTGCTGGGCCAGCCAGCTTCTTGGCCACAAAACCTGTGAGCACGTAGAGGCCTGAGCCCACCATGCCACCCACACCCAGCAGAGTCAGATCCAGTGTGGTCAGGAGGCGCCGCGGCGGTGTCTCCCTGGGGGACTCCTCCAGTGTCTTCAGCCGGTTCAGCTTCTGGCAGAAGGGCACCAGGCCAGCAGTGCTGGGCAGCCCCCAGGCCATGGTGGGCAGCTGAGATGAGCACCAACCCACCTGCCGGCACCTACAAGAGCCAAAGGGGAATGACAGGCTGCCCTGGGTCCTGACCAGCCTTCAGTCCTTGCTCTGACCCTGCCCTGGGGACCCAAGCCTGGAACCACTGGCAGCTGCAGGGCTGGATGAGGCAGGCTGAGGGCCTGGCagcagggtgggcaggaggccaCAGGGAAGCATGGGGATCCCTTTGGCCTGCCAGTTGGGCAAGGGAGGGAGCCTGGTGGAGGCAGACTTCAGCATGTTTGGGAGGGGCCCTATGCATGGGGAGGGGGTAACCCCAGGCATCGCAGCCAGAAGTCCCTCTAGTTGTCTGGGATCTGAGAGCAGGGTGAAACCTGAGGCTttcccagggctgggccaggcctcTAAGATCCCTAACAGCAGCAATTCTGTGGCCCTGGAATCTGCCCAGGCAGCCACCTGGCCTCAAACAGCTGTGTTTACTCCCTCATCCCGTTTGTTGGGCTGGTGGACCAGTGCACCCTGCCTGGAGTGGGGAGTGCCCTGGACCCTGTGCTGGAAGCCAAAGCCACACACGCAACCCCATGCGCTGACACATCACGGCCATGCCACGTCCCAGAGTCAGTTCCACCGTGCCCCTGTCTCCAGGTACCAATGCTTTCCCCTCCTCTGAGAATGAGTTCATCCCTGCAGGACATGTTGCAACTCACTTGCTGTCACCACTGCCACTGCTCTGTACACTGCCCTTGCCCACACCCCAGGGCACCAGATCCAGCCCTGGGCACTGCCTTGTGGTCACACATGCACTCAGcccaccctgcccacacctcacAGCATCAAGACCAGAACTCCCCAGGTTCTGGGGAAGCCCTATGACTGTGCCcggttcacagatgaggaagctcagGCCTCCAGGTAACTGACTAGTGCAGGTCACCAGGCTGGTCTGAGGATGCTGGTGAAGGTTAAGGTCCAGGTATGGGGAGGGGCTCTGGAGCCCACCTGCTTTCCACTGCTGCAGATGCCCTCCTTGACCCCTCATCCCAACACAAGGACTCTACCAGAGGGGCACCATCCAGGCCCCTCGACCCTGGGAGGTGTGGGGGCTGCGGGAGTCAGGCAAGACGCTGGTAAGATGAGGGTCTGAATGTGGCTGAGAGGCCCTGGGCTGTCCCTGACCTCTGGCACAATGGGATGGCAGTAAGCCACCCTCACCCACTGACGAGGGAGCGCCCGGCTGTGGGGAGTGTTCTGTGAATTGGTAGAGCTCGTGCTGGCTGTTCTGAGCTTCCAGCTACAGACAGTGTCCTGAAAGGAGGCAAGCAGACCCCGGGGGGTCACCTCCAGCCCTCCAGCTTGGGGCACCCCTAGGCCCCCTCAGACATCAAtggcagcccctcccagcccaagAGCACCTGTCAAGCCTGGAGGACCTTGGGGACCCAAACAACATTTCCCCATTCATGGATATCCGTGAGAGGTGTCATGGACTGAGCATCTGCTCCATCTTAGTCCCTGCATCACAGGGACACATCACATCTCATCACGTGACCATCACAAACCCCCTCAGGCTTATTTATTCCTGGGGCTGAGGGGTCTTTGTCCTTCTGCTCTTCCCACTTTGAAAGTGGAAAGGCTGGTGTCACAGGGTGTGAACTTGTTTACAGCAAAATGAGGACAATCCATCcaagcaaagcaaaaccaaaacagtCATCCTCTTACCCCAGAACTCTCTCCATGTTGTCAGGCTTCTATGTGGTTTGTGGAATAGGACATTAGGGGCACCTGCAGGCTGTCTGGCTCAGCGGGCTGGTGACAGGGTCATGGACTCCCAGACAAGAGAGTGCCACTTGGAGCACTCTGCCTTAGCCAGCCCCTTGCTCCCTTCTGGTATTTGGCTGATGTTGTCTTGAGGAGCTTCTCAGATGGGCTCCCACTTCCTGCAGGGGTGACCCCTCCCACACCTCGCTCCTGTGAGGCCTAAACATAACTGAGCAGAGTTCCTTGTTctgaaacaccttcacagaaacccagaaaaatgcatttctaaCCAAGAGTCTTGGACAGTTTTGCAACAGGAGCTCCCCCAAGGCCTACCAATGACCACCTGAAAGCTTTTGTAGGGTTTCAGAGCACTGACATTTTATCTACCCAGAGAGGGGTTCTCACCATGCTCCCCTTCACATCCATCAATATCCAATGGACATTTGTGGTCAAGCATGATTGACACAGTAAACTAAACTTCCAGGGACATGGCTGGGCCAAGTGCTGGACCCCACTAAGTAAGGCAATTAGACAGACCAACATATGAAGATGCAGTGAAGAGAAAGCAccaaaactacaagaaaaagaagagagagcacTTCCCAACACATCCTACAAAGCCAGGAGCACCCAGACACCAAACTCaaaaaagacatcacaagaaagaaaactacagagcaaCATCTTTTATGAATACAGATGCAGAATAGCTCAACTGAAGGCaaacaaatcaaatccagcaacatatgaaaaggaccaagtgggatttatcccaggaatgcaagagtgATTTAACACACGAAAGTCAATGGAATATGCCATACTAATAGACTAGacgacaaaaaccacatgattggCTCAACGGAAACAGGAAAAACTAGTCAATAGGCCTGGAATAGAAGGGACTACCCTCAAAATGATAAAGACCATCTATGAAAACCCCTCGGCTGCTGTACTCACTGGTaagagactgaaagctttccctttgcTCAGGAACAACATTGGGATGTCCTCTCCCCACTTGTATCCAACACTTTACTGGAGGCTCTGGTCATGGCAATTAGGTGAGAACATGAACTAAAAGGAATCCaggttggaaaagaagaagcaaaCCTATCTCTAGCCTGAGATAACATGATCTTATGTAGAGAAAATCCTACAAACTACACACAATAAATATTGGAAGTAACGTACCAGTTCAGCAAAggtgcaggatacaagatcaatatatgaTCTACACAATCAATcgtatttctatacactacaaTGAACTAtccagaaatgaaattaagaaaacaattctgcttacatagcatcaaaaagaataaatttatgaataaccatacttagaataaattttacaaaagaaatgcaaaacttgtacactaaaactactagaaatctatgaaaaaaattaaagacctaaataagtggaaagatatcccaCGTTCATGTACTGGAAATCTTAATATTGTAAAGATGGTAATACTCCCCAAATTTGTCTTCAGATTCAGtgcaatgcctatcaaaatcccaactgcCTATTTTGCAGAAATTATCAAGATGATCCAGAAATACATATGGAGATGTGtgagacccagaatagtcaaaacaatcttgacaaataacaaagttggaggactta
This genomic stretch from Equus przewalskii isolate Varuska chromosome 7, EquPr2, whole genome shotgun sequence harbors:
- the LOC103563641 gene encoding cationic amino acid transporter 4-like isoform X1, with protein sequence MAWGLPSTAGLVPFCQKLNRLKTLEESPRETPPRRLLTTLDLTLLGVGGMVGSGLYVLTGFVAKKLAGPAVLISFGMAAMASLLAALCYAEFGARVPRTGSAYLFTYISMGELWAFLVGWNVLLEYLTAGAAVARACSGYLDAIFSRSISSFTEAHVGIWQVPFLAQYPDFLAAGIIVLASTFISCGGRVSSWLKHTFSGINLVVILFIIILGFVLARPHNWSAEEGGFAPFGFAGIMAGTATCFCAFVGFDVIAASSEEAQNPKQAVPMAIAISLGLAAGAYILVSTVLTLMVPWQNLDPDWALADAFYQRGYSWAGFIVAACAICAINTVLLSSLFSLQQIISAMATDGLFFQVFAHLYCRTKAPVVSILVFGILMLFLALLLDLEALVHFHSIGVLFAYSFVAISVIVLRFQKPSTSSSQDQEQASTPEPGQLRSALRPYLSFLGGCRPGAAVAWALGVLVASAITLDCVLAFGDSALNLPTWGYTLLLLLSSVTFLLSLLVLGAHQQEKQQDTFQVPMVPLTPALSILLNIFLMLHLSYLTWLRFSIWLLIGLCHPCRTRGVFWLRHQAQQGELAGTHGVDCPKQQPGGDGAGPAVPPTRHRPRSPVAWSSPPVYEDHWGPRCLTPPPWEPRGPGSTFYAGQLRFAGLPMPGGPQNLSPGAELQVFGSGPWPALVWWTLCPAPSRL
- the LOC103563641 gene encoding cationic amino acid transporter 4-like isoform X3 — encoded protein: MAWGLPSTAGLVPFCQKLNRLKTLEESPRETPPRRLLTTLDLTLLGVGGMVGSGLYVLTGFVAKKLAGPAVLISFGMAAMASLLAALCYAEFGARVPRTGSAYLFTYISMGELWAFLVGWNVLLEYLTAGAAVARACSGYLDAIFSRSISSFTEAHVGIWQVPFLAQYPDFLAAGIIVLASTFISCGGRVSSWLKHTFSGINLVVILFIIILGFVLARPHNWSAEEGGFAPFGFAGIMAGTATCFCAFVGFDVIAASSEEAQNPKQAVPMAIAISLGLAAGAYILVSTVLTLMVPWQNLDPDWALADAFYQRGYSWAGFIVAACAICGSHGAPDSRPEHPPQHLPHAAPELPDLAALLHLVADRTRGVFWLRHQAQQGELAGTHGVDCPKQQPGGDGAGPAVPPTRHRPRSPVAWSSPPVYEDHWGPRCLTPPPWEPRGPGSTFYAGQLRFAGLPMPGGPQNLSPGAELQVFGSGPWPALVWWTLCPAPSRL
- the LOC103563641 gene encoding cationic amino acid transporter 4-like isoform X2, which gives rise to MAWGLPSTAGLVPFCQKLNRLKTLEESPRETPPRRLLTTLDLTLLGVGGMVGSGLYVLTGFVAKKLAGPAVLISFGMAAMASLLAALCYAEFGARVPRTGSAYLFTYISMGELWAFLVGWNVLLEYLTAGAAVARACSGYLDAIFSRSISSFTEAHVGIWQVPFLAQYPDFLAAGIIVLASTFISCGGRVSSWLKHTFSGINLVVILFIIILGFVLARPHNWSAEEGGFAPFGFAGIMAGTATCFCAFVGFDVIAASSEEAQNPKQAVPMAIAISLGLAAGAYILVSTVLTLMVPWQNLDPDWALADAFYQRGYSWAGFIVAACAICAINTVLLSSLFSLQQIISAMATDGLFFQVFAHLYCRTKAPVVSILVFGILMLFLALLLDLEALVHFHSIGVLFAYSFVAISVIVLRFQKPSTSSSQDQEQASTPEPGQLRSALRPYLSFLGGCRPGAAVAWALGVLVASAITLDCVLAFGDSALNLPTWGYTLLLLLSSVTFLLSLLVLGAHQQEKQQDTFQVPMVPLTPALSILLNIFLMLHLSYLTWLRFSIWLLIGLVVYFGYGIRHSKES